TATATTAATCATTGCGGCTATTTTGTGTTACTTTGAATTGATGAGTGTCTCTGTGGGGCCGCGGGGTTGTTACACAGAACTTTAACTATTTCCTTGGAGACAATCTAAGTGGTGCAGATAGACTCTTATCTTTTCACTTTTTCAAACCCACAACACTTTGTCCCGCCCAGCAGCCTCATCCAATCACTGGCTTTGGGCCTGGAGCCGCGTTGCTTTAAAAGCTGCATGTGGTGCTGGTGAGAACAGGATTTACTGAAAACCTAGAGCCGACACAATGGTTGAATGGACAGACTTTGAGCGCGCCACCATCAAGGACATCTTCTCCAAGATTCAATATGAAGAAGTgggccctgctgctctttccagGTGACACATATATTTGATATAAGGGGAATTTTTTGAAATGGTATTGTGTGCATAAATGTTAATTTTCTTGGAAAGTGTTTCCTGTGTTAATCTGAACCTGTAACAATATGTTTCGCTGGCATGTTTCCTCAGGTGTCTGGTTGTCTACCCCTGGACTCAGAGgtattttggcaactttggaAACCTCTACAACGCCGCAGCCATTATGGCAAACCCATTGGTAGCCAAACATGGGACAACTATCCTGCACGGTCTGGACCGGGCAATGAAGAACATGGACAACATCAAAGAAACCTATGCCGAGCTGAGCGTGCTGCACTCTGAGAAGCTGCACGTGGATCCTGACAACTTCAGGGTAAAATATTGTGGAGCTGTTGTTGTCTTCATGCAATGAGTGTGTTTGACAGAGAAGCCTCCTCACccttcatgttgtgttgtgttgcagctgctGGCTGACTGCCTGACCATCGTGCTCGCTGCTCGGATGGGTTCAGACTTCAGTGGTGAAGTGCAGGCAGCTTTCCAGAAGTTCATGTCCGTGGTGGTTTCCTCCCTGGGAAGACAGTACCACTAGAGAGCTGCAGCACAAGAGGAACATTTGTTCAGAGCCTCTTTGTTTTGGtctcaaaaacaaataaaataaatgacaaattaaacatGTTGTCTACCTGTGATTCTACTCAGGATAAGTGTGAGCATGAAGTGTAAAGTATTTGAGATAAATCATTTTTGTACTGTAACAACAGGGCTGATGAAAAGTGGTGAAAGATGGTTGTAGCATTGCTGCTGCTACAGTCTGTGTTTAGATGAATTACACAGAACTACTGACCAAAATTAACAAATAGGTTTACTAATATAGTTTACACTTATACATAACCTGTTGCATCAGGAGATTAATATACAAACTCAAGCCAATAGTTTTGTCAGACCGATCACCAATATTCAGTTCACAATAATTTAAAACTGAGGAAAGCAGATACTTTTCACTTTAGAGGAACTTTAACCAAAGAGTGTTGAAAgtttaagcaaaaaaaaaaggaaaaaaaaagagagattgtCAATCAAAATAGTTGCCAGTAAAAAAATTCTGCCCATCATCTAATCAATTAATCACAGAGTAGCTGCAGTTCTGAGCTAAATGTGTTTATCTGAGTTTACAGATATAGTTATACTGGTACATAGCCTGTTGCCACAGGAAACTCATATTCAAACTCAAGTCAGACAATGATAAAAGCAAGTACCTTCTACCTGCCATTTATAAGTTGTCTTATCCATAACAAAAACAGCATAATGACATATAAGAATAATAACACCAACatttaaacataaacacattatgcacacacgcagacatTAATACATTctcacatatatatgtatatatacatcaaaATTCACCCaaactctgtttttaaagatttatttacCCAAAAGGCAGCAACAGCTTAAATTTGTCTCTCTCATCGCTGTAAAACTATTTCAGCTATTCCATGTTCGCTTGTTATGTGCTGTGTTTCAATTTAACTGCTGATGTTTTGGTCAAATTTGAGAAACTTGAACAAAAGAGTGTTGGAAGtttttgcacaaaaaaaaaaaaaaaatattaaaaaaaagaatgtccaAGTTAGGATTGAGAATCAATATGGTTGCCAGTAAAATGTCAGCTCATCACCTAACTTCTTAACTACGGAGTAGCTGGAGTTCAGACCTAGATGTGTTGTCTATTCTTTGTTTATTCTTGCTGAATTTTTGGGTCTTTGTGGTATTAGGACAGTTCTGACATTTGATTTGAAGACttcacaaataaacaacactGACACAAATGATCACAAAAGAAGcaaaaaacagtgttttttcatttcatcatttatttattgttcatcATGCAGAGAAAACTGATGCTGCAGACTCTGTCATCTTCTCCTGCTGTCTATCTGTATTTCTCAGCCAGGGCCAGAGCCAGAGCAGCCAGGAACTTGTCCATACACACATGGACCTCAGGGGTGAAGTCCTCTGGGAACGTGATGGCCATGACCACAAGGATGTTGTGGGAGAGGatctgtgaaaataaatatcacacaCATGTTACATGAATTGGGATTTTAACTCCTAACCCACTTCTTTGTGTTGTCAGGTCAGGCTCTGCTACACTTCATGTAGGACCTACACTGAGATCAGGTTATTTGAAGGAAACAGTGTTCATCCAATCATCGTACAACAATAAACAGACTCCACAGTCACAAGTGCTTCATATAAATTACAGACTTAAGTTGTGTACCTTGAAGTTGGCAGGGTCCACTCTCAGGGTGAAGGCGTGCAGCTCACTGAGGCTCAGAAGACCTGCTTTCAGGTCGTCCAGTTGGGTCACAGCATACTCAACTCCACCCATGACGGTCTTTCCGTGCTTCAACACCTGGGCAGAGCCGGGGCTCAGGTCCTTCCAGTGGGAGAAGTAAGTCTTGGTCTGCGGGTACACGATCAGCATCCTGGTgtttaaaagaaagacagaaaagaaaagagaagaaagtgagTGTAAATGAATCAGTCAAAGTTCAGGTAGGTTACATCCATCAGTGTTTGGCTCATATTTACCTGTTCAGAGCATCAGCACCGATGTCCTGTGCCTTTGAAGCCATTTTGGCCCAGAAGGCCTTGACCGTTTCCTTGTCCTTAGCAGTGAGACTAGTCATCTTGTCTGTAGTTAGACTGTTTGCATTATCAGCTCAAACCGTAGGGGTTTTATACTCATGACCAAGTGAAGTCACACCCAGGACCACCATCAAGATAGGCTGCATGAGGTGGTCCCAGTGATGAGCTGCAGCTTGAACAAGATTTAATTATAAACATTCCAGTTGCTCTGTGACAAAAACTCTTTTTTGATAAACTATAAAAGGTAAAAAATGCATTTAGTGCTGTATGGGGAATCACTGACTGTATTGTGTTGTCAGGTGTGACGGATGGAAAGGGTTTCCTTTGTTAAAGAGTaataaaacatccagagaccaATCAAGTCGAATTCAAACTGATTTTAAAACTCTGCagccaaataaaataattggatTTGTTTATCAGTTGGAAATGTTCCAGTGTGATGATAGATgtcatttttctgttttctgccaACATGGTGAGTTTCTGG
Above is a genomic segment from Pleuronectes platessa chromosome 16, fPlePla1.1, whole genome shotgun sequence containing:
- the LOC128458546 gene encoding hemoglobin embryonic subunit alpha, with amino-acid sequence MTSLTAKDKETVKAFWAKMASKAQDIGADALNRMLIVYPQTKTYFSHWKDLSPGSAQVLKHGKTVMGGVEYAVTQLDDLKAGLLSLSELHAFTLRVDPANFKILSHNILVVMAITFPEDFTPEVHVCMDKFLAALALALAEKYR
- the LOC128458470 gene encoding hemoglobin subunit beta, with amino-acid sequence MVEWTDFERATIKDIFSKIQYEEVGPAALSRCLVVYPWTQRYFGNFGNLYNAAAIMANPLVAKHGTTILHGLDRAMKNMDNIKETYAELSVLHSEKLHVDPDNFRLLADCLTIVLAARMGSDFSGEVQAAFQKFMSVVVSSLGRQYH